A region from the Mycolicibacterium phlei genome encodes:
- a CDS encoding M1 family metallopeptidase, whose protein sequence is MTKVKKKSAPVIDPYLPAVGNFGYRVSRYELELQYKVTINRLTGTATITAVTLAALRSFTLDLSDALSVSKVTVNGARPHQFRTAGDKLHITLRDTLPAGAAMTIVVRYGGTPRPIRSLWGDVGFEELTEGVLVAGQPNGAMSWFPCDDHPAAKASYRIQVTAESPYRVVANGELVSRRARAGMTTWVYELPEPTSTYLVTLQIGMYGRHRMSKNGVPMHAVLPDRLREKFEYDFARQPLMMKLFVKLFGEYPIASGYTVVVTDDDLEIPLEAQGISIFGANHCDGERSCERLIAHELAHQWFGNSVTAQRWRHIWLHEGFACYAEWLWSENSGGRSADQWARHYHQRLAQAPQDLVLADPGPADMFDDRVYKRGALTLHVLRRKIGDESFFALLRNWTDRYRHATVVTDDFTGLASHYSDESLRPLWEAWLYSTALPPLDPS, encoded by the coding sequence GTGACCAAGGTGAAGAAGAAGTCCGCTCCGGTCATCGACCCCTACCTGCCCGCCGTCGGCAATTTTGGGTACCGGGTGTCGCGCTACGAGCTCGAGCTGCAGTACAAAGTCACGATCAACCGGCTGACCGGCACCGCGACCATCACCGCGGTGACGCTGGCGGCGCTGCGCAGCTTCACCCTGGATCTGTCCGACGCGTTGTCGGTGTCCAAGGTGACCGTCAACGGGGCGCGCCCGCACCAGTTCCGCACCGCCGGAGACAAACTGCACATCACGCTGCGCGACACGCTGCCCGCCGGTGCCGCGATGACCATCGTGGTGCGCTACGGCGGCACCCCGCGGCCGATCCGGTCGCTGTGGGGTGACGTCGGGTTTGAGGAGCTCACCGAGGGAGTGCTGGTCGCGGGCCAGCCCAACGGGGCGATGTCGTGGTTCCCGTGCGACGACCACCCCGCCGCCAAGGCGAGCTACCGCATCCAGGTCACCGCGGAGAGCCCGTACCGGGTGGTGGCCAACGGTGAGTTGGTGTCCCGGCGGGCGCGGGCCGGGATGACGACGTGGGTCTACGAGCTGCCCGAACCGACGTCGACGTATCTGGTGACGCTGCAGATCGGGATGTACGGCAGGCACCGGATGAGCAAGAACGGTGTGCCGATGCACGCGGTGCTGCCGGACCGGCTGCGGGAGAAGTTCGAATACGACTTCGCCCGCCAGCCGCTGATGATGAAGCTGTTCGTCAAACTGTTCGGCGAGTACCCGATCGCCAGCGGCTACACCGTCGTCGTCACCGACGACGACCTGGAGATCCCCCTTGAGGCACAAGGGATCTCGATCTTCGGCGCCAACCACTGCGACGGGGAGCGCAGCTGCGAGCGGTTGATCGCCCACGAACTGGCGCACCAGTGGTTCGGCAACTCGGTGACCGCGCAGCGGTGGCGGCACATCTGGCTGCACGAGGGTTTCGCCTGCTACGCCGAGTGGTTGTGGTCGGAGAACTCCGGCGGGCGCAGCGCCGACCAGTGGGCGCGGCACTACCACCAGCGGTTGGCGCAGGCGCCGCAGGATCTGGTGCTCGCCGATCCGGGGCCCGCCGACATGTTCGACGACCGGGTGTACAAGCGCGGTGCGCTCACCCTGCATGTGCTGCGCCGAAAGATCGGCGACGAGAGCTTCTTTGCGCTGCTGCGTAATTGGACCGACCGCTACCGACACGCCACGGTGGTGACCGACGACTTCACCGGGCTGGCGTCCCACTACTCCGACGAGTCGCTGCGGCCGCTGTGGGAGGCGTGGCTGTATTCGACCGCGCTGCCACCGCTGGACCCGTCGTGA